The following nucleotide sequence is from Vitis vinifera cultivar Pinot Noir 40024 chromosome 14, ASM3070453v1.
ATGAAGAAACACTACAACTCCATCCTCTCTTTGTTGGAAAAATGCAAAACCATGGCTGAGTTGAAACGATTGCATGGATTAATGATCACTACATCAGTAATCCAAGATGTAATCCCACTGAGCAGGCTTGTTGATTTTTGTGCATATTCGGATTCCGGAAACCTCAACTATGCAAAGTCAGTTTTCAACCAAATTGATCGGCCTAGTCTGTACATTTGGAATTCCATGATCAAGGGTTACTCCATTAGTGAAAGCCCAGATGAGGCTTTGACTATGTACAGAGAAATGCGGCAAAAGGGTTATGCCCCGGATCATTTCACCTTCCCCTTTGTGCTCAAAGCTTGTTCATTGGTTAATGGATACAATTTGGGGCAGTGTGTTCACAACTGCATTGTGAAAACTGGGTTTGAAGTGGATGTGTATGCTGCTACTGCTTTGCTCCAGATGTATGCAGCTTGTGGTGATATGGAGGCGGCTCTGAAAGTGTTTGATGATATTCCCAAGTGGAATGTGGTGGCCTGGACTAGCTTGATTGCCGGGTGTATCAGTAATGATTGCCCTAGCGAAGCTGTGAGGGTGTATAAGGATATGGAGCTTTGGAGTGTCGCCCCAAATGAGATCACAATGGTGAATGTGTTGGTTGCATGTGCTAGAAGTAGGGATCTCAATGCTGGAAGATGGGTCCATGATCGAACTGGCCAAATGGGACTTGATCCCTTTCagtcaaattcaaatttcaatgtAATTCTCGCCACTGCCATTGTTGATATGTATGCAAAGTGCGGTAGCTTAAAGACAGCCAGGGACTTGTTCAACAAAATGCCTCACAGAAATTTGGTTGCTTGGAATTCCATGATTGGAGCGTATAATCAGTATGGCCAGGCCAATGAAGCATTGGATCTCTTCTCTGATATGCGAATTGCTGGTTTTGATCCAGACAAAGCTACATTCTTATGTGTGATTGGTGCCTGTGCCCATTTGGGGGCCTTAGTATCAGGCCAAGCTCTGCATGCCTATGTCTCAAAAACGAACCTTACTGATGATACTGCCATTGGGACTGCTTTGGTGGACATGTATGCCAAGAGTGGAGATGCAGAAAGGGCTCAGCAGGTCTTTTCTGAACTGCAGAAGAAAGACGTCACAGCATGGACCAGCTTGATCATAGGCCTAGCTATGCATGGACATGGTGAGGAGGCACTGACTTTCTTCAAGAAAATGCAAGAGGACACAGCCCTTATTCCAGATGAAATCACATATATTGGGGTCTTATCTGCCTGCAGCCATGTTGGAAAGGTGGAAGATGGGAAAAACCACTTCATCTCCATGAAGAATGTTCATGGCATAGAGCCAACAACCCAGCACTATGGCTGCATGGTTGATCTTCTCAGCCGAGCAGGTCGGTTGGGAGAGGCAGAGAGGCTAGTAGAGAAAATGCCAGTTGAACCAAACACTGCCATATGGAGTGCTCTCTTGAATGGGTGTAAGATTTACCAGAACATCGATGTAGCAGACCGGGTAAGAAGGCGGGTAAGAGAGCTGGAGGTTGATGGGAGTGGAGTTTATGTGCTGCTTTCTAACATATACGCCGGAGCCTGTAGATGGGAGGAGGTGAAGATGGCTAGAGAGCTaatgaaggaaagaaagattcaGAAAAGTCTTGGGCATAGCTCAGTTGAAATGAAGATGTTGGCTTCATGATTCTTGTGTTTTCTACATTCATGCTCTTGTATCAGTTCCATCGCCCTAAAGACTTGGGGCTTAGTTAGCAATGTTCTTTAAATCTGTTGCTAAAAATAGTAATCAGttgtttttggaaataaaagTATATCTTAGATACTGTCAGCTCTACCTTAAAGGGCACTTATGGCTTTAAGACGTGGTTATAGAATGTTCTCGTTGTATCACATGGGATTGTGGAGCCTTCATAAGACCAAACAAACCTTTACACGGGTTAGAGATCTCTCCGACTCTGACCACATGGGTACCATTTATAATCACCCGTATCCACAACTTGTACCTAATCGgattatgatataaaaaatattgcaaAAGTTCATTTTTGTTAGTAAcatttttattgtaattatttttatataactttatttattatttaaatataaataattttttttttaacctgtTAGGATAGTACAATTGATCAAGGTAACTCTAGGAAATGTGGTCTCAGGGTTCAAATCCTTACCCATTGTTACGGGTATTCCGCACCTGCGGTTCCTGAGATTTGGTTCGTAATGGAGAATCTTAAGGGGTTTGACTATataaggttatttgattaaaaataaaaaattctttcgaatactgttttttataatatattaataacatCCATCGGATGTATGTTAGTggtgatttttgaaattcaaacattaagggggtgtttggtacgtcggaatagagaatgaaaataaatattttgtttccattcctatttcttaatggatagaaataaatttgatgATTCTATTTCTGACATTTGGATGAACTTAAGAATGCAAgattgaaataattatttattttcatttcaatgtttgataataataggaatggaaatgaaaaagaaataaatttacaataatatcctttcatataatttaaaataattttttatttttattttatttttaaaaaataaaatttgagagtttttttgttattaaataataagactaaatatatatatatactcaataaataaaaaattaaccataaaaaaatcatataccctaatgtacaaatattcaattattatttttattaaaaatttgaataatttgtgtagttataaaattatattttaccaaaaaaaaaagaaaaaaaaatatttttattataatatttaaatgaccTATGAACAGTGCTgctgtgatgtcccacatcggataggggagcaaGTTCCTGGCACTATATATGTAAAGActccccgaccccggtgtgggggtttgtttggctccgtaAGGGGTGTCTGTCTGTTTGGTCCcgtaatcccatgggacacaacgaggacgttgtgtctgcatgggggggtatttgtgatgtcccacatcagaTAGGGGAGCAAGTtcttggcgctatatatgtaaagactcttcttaaccaagtagacgcgttttaaagccatgagggcCCTCTTGGGCCCAAaacggacaatatctatatggttgggtgatggtcgttacaaatggtattagagccgatccccgaccccggtgtgggggttt
It contains:
- the LOC100263173 gene encoding putative pentatricopeptide repeat-containing protein At3g05240 — protein: MKKHYNSILSLLEKCKTMAELKRLHGLMITTSVIQDVIPLSRLVDFCAYSDSGNLNYAKSVFNQIDRPSLYIWNSMIKGYSISESPDEALTMYREMRQKGYAPDHFTFPFVLKACSLVNGYNLGQCVHNCIVKTGFEVDVYAATALLQMYAACGDMEAALKVFDDIPKWNVVAWTSLIAGCISNDCPSEAVRVYKDMELWSVAPNEITMVNVLVACARSRDLNAGRWVHDRTGQMGLDPFQSNSNFNVILATAIVDMYAKCGSLKTARDLFNKMPHRNLVAWNSMIGAYNQYGQANEALDLFSDMRIAGFDPDKATFLCVIGACAHLGALVSGQALHAYVSKTNLTDDTAIGTALVDMYAKSGDAERAQQVFSELQKKDVTAWTSLIIGLAMHGHGEEALTFFKKMQEDTALIPDEITYIGVLSACSHVGKVEDGKNHFISMKNVHGIEPTTQHYGCMVDLLSRAGRLGEAERLVEKMPVEPNTAIWSALLNGCKIYQNIDVADRVRRRVRELEVDGSGVYVLLSNIYAGACRWEEVKMARELMKERKIQKSLGHSSVEMKMLAS